The following DNA comes from Chryseobacterium gallinarum.
GGAATATGTAAACTCAGAATGTCTGCAGACCTTTTCAATTCTTCTACACTGACCTGGGTAGCAAATTCATCAGAAAGCCCTGGAAGAATATCGTGGAAAATCACTTTACACCCGAAACCAGAAAATCGTTTTGCAGTAGCTTTTCCCATATTTCCATACCCAATCAGTCCTACGGTTTTTCCCAGTAATTCATCTCCCCTGTTTTCCTCCCGTTTCCAGATACCGTTCTTTACTTCCTGGGAAGCAATAAAAAGCCTGTTCATGATCACCAGCAGCATTCCCAATACATGTTCTGCCACAGAATCTCTATTTCCTTCAGGAGAATTAATCAGTTGAATGCCCAGCTTTTCAGCTACAGGAATATCAATATTCTCCATTCCGGCCCCTACTCTGGCAATAAATTTCAGGTTTCTTCCCTTTTCGAGAAAGTTTTTATCTAAAGGGATTCTGCTTCTGATGATAACGCCATCATAATTTTGAATCTTATGACAAACCTCATCGTAAGAAGACGTGAAATCTTCCTCCAAAATAAAGTTTTTTGCTAAAAGCTGTTCGGTAATAAGGGGATGGTTTTTATCTAAAAGAAGGATTTTCATTTCTGTTTAAATTTTGAAATTGAATAATTGTGATTATTGCAACACGATTCTCCCACAGATTTATAAATAAAATGCTTTTAAGCTCGCGGAGGTATTAACACTCAGCAAAGTTAAAAGCATTTATTCTTATACAATAATTTTTACTTTTTGTCTTTCTTAGACTCCTGTGGTTCCTGAAAAAGCTTCTTAAGCTCTACAGATTCCAGCGGCTTCATCCTTCCGGAAAGAATTAATGAGAGTTCTTTTCTACGGAATGCTGCTGCATAGCGTTCTTTTTCTTCTTCAGTTTCGGGAATCATTTCAGGAATAGGAATCGGACGGTTGAATTCATCTACCGCAACGAACGTATAGATTCCGGAATTCGTATGAATTTTCTTCTGATTGATCGGATCGTCTGACCAAACATCCACATATACTTCCA
Coding sequences within:
- a CDS encoding 2-hydroxyacid dehydrogenase — translated: MKILLLDKNHPLITEQLLAKNFILEEDFTSSYDEVCHKIQNYDGVIIRSRIPLDKNFLEKGRNLKFIARVGAGMENIDIPVAEKLGIQLINSPEGNRDSVAEHVLGMLLVIMNRLFIASQEVKNGIWKREENRGDELLGKTVGLIGYGNMGKATAKRFSGFGCKVIFHDILPGLSDEFATQVSVEELKRSADILSLHIPLTPETHYLIDEAFINGMKRDFYFINTARGKNVETKSLVNALKSGKVRGACLDVLEYEKSSFENLETENEDLNYLLHSEKTIVTPHIAGWTHQSKEKLAQFIVDKIVASYC
- a CDS encoding acyl-CoA thioesterase, with translation MAKVKKASESLTIMTNIVLPNETNSLRNLFGGELLAKMDRCASISAARHCERRVVTASVNHVSFNHPIPEGGVVVLESKVSRAFSTSMEVYVDVWSDDPINQKKIHTNSGIYTFVAVDEFNRPIPIPEMIPETEEEKERYAAAFRRKELSLILSGRMKPLESVELKKLFQEPQESKKDKK